The Flavobacterium praedii genome window below encodes:
- a CDS encoding sensor histidine kinase: protein MNKLFFRILVLLMSLSLIGIILVQVYWFNNSFKNNDEQFKFHVKQVIGNVANKLQSREAYSFYDKYNHYKDSTGKIPKRDDLLEFYYVQKNPKTNKTIIYSNSIISEDFKISAGLFDKKFDTESFKNFNSKRVTEVYNNNKLDNSGLQQSLIPDIKIEKSGNLDVLDNAQFEIFFKDIASAMPLEERISKEVLREIIKKELEEYGVKTKFEFGIYSNGIATKIQSDDFKYDKDATYSIPVFTDNEGNEKYKLLVTFPHKKKFLLSELVSITILSIIFTLIIIIAYTSALNQLIRQRQISEIKTDFINNMTHEFKTPIATINLALDAIKNPKIIDDKEKVLKYLEMIRDENKRMHAQVENVLRISKLEKKELNIIKESTDIEEIINDAIEHVSLILEDREGSISTHFGAIRKTVLLNDVHFTNVIVNIFENAIKYTPGIPKIDVYTENIKDMVLVKIKDNGVGMSKIAQKRIFEKFYREHTGDIHNVKGHGLGLAYVKRIVDDHNGQVYVESEKGKGSTFIIKLPLIN from the coding sequence ATGAATAAGTTATTTTTTAGAATACTAGTCTTGTTAATGAGTTTGTCCTTGATTGGGATTATTCTTGTTCAAGTATATTGGTTCAATAATTCGTTTAAAAACAATGATGAGCAATTTAAATTTCATGTAAAACAAGTAATAGGTAACGTTGCAAATAAATTACAAAGCAGAGAAGCGTATAGTTTTTATGATAAATACAATCATTACAAAGATAGTACCGGTAAAATACCAAAAAGAGATGATTTGTTGGAGTTTTATTATGTTCAAAAGAATCCGAAGACCAATAAGACAATTATTTATTCTAACAGTATAATTTCTGAAGATTTTAAAATATCAGCTGGTTTATTTGATAAGAAATTTGACACTGAAAGTTTTAAAAACTTTAATTCAAAACGAGTAACAGAAGTTTATAACAATAATAAATTAGATAATTCAGGATTACAGCAGAGTTTAATTCCGGATATTAAAATCGAAAAATCTGGAAATTTAGATGTGCTCGATAATGCACAATTTGAAATCTTCTTTAAAGATATTGCCTCAGCAATGCCGCTTGAGGAGAGAATTTCAAAAGAAGTCTTAAGAGAAATTATTAAGAAAGAATTAGAAGAATATGGTGTTAAAACAAAATTTGAATTTGGTATTTACAGTAATGGAATAGCAACTAAAATACAATCGGATGATTTTAAATATGATAAAGATGCTACCTATTCTATTCCTGTTTTTACTGATAATGAAGGAAATGAAAAGTATAAATTATTGGTTACTTTTCCTCATAAGAAGAAGTTTTTGTTATCTGAATTAGTTAGTATTACTATTTTATCTATAATTTTTACTTTAATAATAATTATTGCCTATACAAGTGCTTTAAATCAGTTAATACGTCAGAGGCAGATTTCCGAAATTAAAACGGATTTCATTAATAACATGACGCATGAATTTAAAACACCGATTGCTACCATAAATCTTGCTTTGGATGCTATTAAGAATCCAAAAATTATTGATGACAAAGAAAAGGTTTTAAAGTATCTAGAAATGATTCGGGATGAAAATAAACGAATGCATGCGCAAGTTGAAAATGTGTTAAGGATATCAAAATTAGAGAAAAAAGAATTAAATATTATAAAAGAATCTACTGATATTGAAGAAATTATAAATGATGCCATTGAGCATGTTAGTTTAATTCTTGAAGATAGGGAAGGAAGTATTAGCACACATTTTGGAGCAATTAGAAAAACAGTTTTGCTTAATGACGTTCATTTTACAAATGTAATCGTTAATATTTTTGAAAATGCTATAAAATATACACCGGGTATTCCTAAAATCGATGTTTATACTGAGAATATTAAGGACATGGTTCTTGTAAAAATTAAGGATAATGGTGTTGGTATGAGTAAAATTGCTCAAAAAAGGATTTTTGAAAAATTTTACAGAGAGCATACTGGAGATATACATAACGTAAAAGGCCATGGATTAGGTCTTGCTTATGTGAAAAGAATTGTTGACGACCATAATGGTCAAGTATATGTTGAAAGTGAAAAGGGAAAGGGAAGTACCTTTATTATAAAATTACCTTTAATAAATTAA
- a CDS encoding ion transporter, translated as MKKTKSKYEVFRQKTQIIIYGTNTKAGRLFDLILLGLILLSVFLVMMETVQGFDTKYHNQLVFAEWIITIFFTLEYILRIISIDKPLKYIFSFYGLIDLIATLPMYVSLFFPGTRILSVIRALRLLRLFKILNHPKFTSQSIHMKEALNASRGKITVFIYFVLISTIIIGSIMYIVESKESGFTSIPMSIYWTIVTLTTVGYGDISPQTPLGQFLAALVMILGYGIIAVPTGIVTSEFAKRNTNQDTNIDSIKTTCTKCGTFTLNKEAKFCYQCGNNLNDN; from the coding sequence TTGAAAAAAACGAAGTCAAAATATGAAGTTTTTAGACAAAAAACTCAAATTATAATCTACGGCACCAATACAAAAGCAGGTAGATTATTTGATTTGATTCTTTTGGGACTCATTCTTTTGAGTGTGTTTCTGGTTATGATGGAAACCGTACAAGGATTTGACACTAAATACCACAACCAGCTTGTCTTTGCAGAATGGATCATTACCATCTTCTTTACTTTAGAATACATCTTACGAATCATTTCCATTGACAAACCTTTAAAATACATCTTTAGTTTTTATGGTCTAATAGATTTAATTGCTACATTACCAATGTATGTATCGCTCTTTTTTCCTGGAACAAGAATTTTATCTGTAATAAGAGCCTTGCGTTTATTACGGTTGTTCAAAATCCTCAACCATCCAAAATTTACCAGCCAATCCATTCACATGAAAGAGGCGCTGAATGCCAGCAGAGGAAAAATTACTGTTTTTATTTATTTCGTACTCATTAGTACAATCATCATCGGATCAATAATGTACATTGTCGAAAGTAAAGAAAGTGGCTTTACAAGTATCCCTATGAGTATTTACTGGACTATTGTAACATTAACAACCGTTGGCTATGGTGACATATCCCCCCAAACGCCTCTCGGTCAATTTTTGGCAGCATTAGTAATGATATTAGGGTATGGAATCATCGCCGTTCCTACTGGAATTGTAACTTCCGAATTCGCAAAAAGAAATACAAATCAAGACACAAATATAGATAGTATCAAAACTACATGTACAAAATGTGGTACGTTTACTCTAAACAAAGAAGCAAAATTTTGTTATCAATGCGGTAACAACCTAAATGACAATTAG
- a CDS encoding Gfo/Idh/MocA family protein, with the protein MLKIGVLGAGHLGKIHLRLLQQSKKYELVGFYDPNQENAEKISKEFGYKNFSTIATLIHAVDVIDIVTPTLSHYKCAKVAIKSGKHVFIEKPISNTVEEAEEIIALANEYNVKGQVGHVERFNPAFIATKNMIENPMFIETHRLAEFNPRGTDVPVVLDLMIHDIDAILSVVNSKVKNINASGVSVISETPDIANARIEFENGCVANLTASRISMKNMRKSRFFQKDAYISVDFLEKRCEVVKMKDAPEVPGDFDMILQNAEGVKKQIYFANPDVEQNNAILDELESFADAINNNTTPVVTLEQATDALRVAYQIIDCFKK; encoded by the coding sequence ATGCTAAAAATTGGAGTATTGGGTGCTGGTCATCTCGGTAAAATACATTTGCGTTTATTACAACAATCTAAAAAGTATGAATTAGTTGGTTTTTATGATCCCAATCAAGAAAACGCTGAAAAAATAAGCAAGGAATTTGGATATAAAAACTTCAGTACCATTGCAACATTAATTCATGCTGTTGATGTTATTGACATTGTTACCCCAACACTTTCTCATTATAAATGTGCCAAAGTCGCAATCAAATCGGGTAAACATGTTTTTATAGAAAAACCCATTTCAAACACCGTTGAAGAAGCAGAAGAAATCATTGCTCTCGCAAATGAGTATAATGTAAAAGGACAGGTTGGTCATGTCGAAAGATTCAACCCCGCTTTTATCGCTACCAAAAACATGATCGAAAACCCTATGTTTATTGAAACCCATCGATTGGCAGAATTCAATCCTCGTGGGACTGATGTGCCTGTGGTTTTGGATTTAATGATACATGATATTGATGCTATTTTGAGTGTAGTTAACTCAAAAGTAAAAAACATCAATGCTAGTGGTGTTTCCGTAATTAGTGAAACTCCCGATATTGCCAATGCTAGAATTGAATTCGAAAATGGTTGTGTAGCCAATTTGACAGCAAGCCGTATTTCGATGAAAAACATGCGTAAATCACGATTTTTCCAGAAAGATGCCTATATTTCTGTAGATTTTCTGGAAAAAAGATGCGAAGTAGTAAAAATGAAAGATGCGCCAGAAGTTCCTGGTGATTTTGATATGATTTTACAAAATGCCGAAGGCGTAAAAAAACAAATTTACTTTGCAAATCCTGACGTGGAGCAAAACAATGCTATCCTAGACGAACTAGAATCGTTTGCTGACGCTATCAATAACAATACTACGCCAGTCGTAACATTGGAACAAGCTACTGATGCTTTAAGAGTAGCTTATCAAATTATAGATTGTTTTAAGAAGTAA
- the miaA gene encoding tRNA (adenosine(37)-N6)-dimethylallyltransferase MiaA — MKYLITIVGPTAIGKTALSIDLANHFNCEIISCDSRQFFKEMTIGTAVPNKEELASASHHFIQNKSIFDNYTVGDFEKEALTKIEELFQTNDYAILVGGSGLYVDAILKGFDEFPPIDPSIRENVNSNYEKLGIEYLQNQLETLDPFYFQKITSENPQTLQNPQRMMRFVEVCLGTGKPYSSFLNQKKNNRNFTPIIIGLEADRTVIYERINQRVDIMLNQGLLAEAEALYSNKELNALQTVGYRELFSYFDGDFTLDFAIEEIKKNTRRFSKRQLTWFKRKENTKWYDYLADRKKIISYINDQIHNS; from the coding sequence ATGAAATATTTAATCACCATTGTCGGACCAACAGCCATAGGAAAAACAGCCCTGAGCATCGACTTGGCCAATCACTTTAATTGTGAAATCATTTCCTGTGACAGCCGACAGTTTTTCAAGGAAATGACTATCGGAACAGCTGTGCCAAACAAAGAAGAATTGGCATCAGCATCACACCACTTCATTCAAAACAAATCTATTTTTGATAATTATACTGTAGGGGATTTCGAGAAAGAAGCGCTGACAAAAATCGAAGAATTATTCCAAACCAATGATTATGCCATACTAGTAGGAGGTTCGGGACTATATGTAGATGCCATATTAAAAGGCTTCGACGAATTCCCTCCCATAGACCCTTCAATCCGAGAAAATGTTAATTCAAATTATGAAAAACTAGGAATCGAATACCTTCAAAATCAATTAGAAACTCTAGATCCTTTTTATTTCCAAAAAATCACTTCCGAAAACCCACAAACACTGCAAAACCCGCAACGCATGATGCGTTTTGTAGAAGTTTGCCTCGGAACCGGAAAACCATATTCTTCTTTTTTAAATCAAAAGAAAAACAATCGTAATTTTACACCAATTATCATTGGCCTTGAAGCCGATAGAACTGTAATTTACGAAAGAATAAACCAGCGAGTTGACATTATGCTCAATCAAGGACTCTTGGCCGAAGCTGAAGCTCTATACTCGAACAAAGAACTAAATGCCCTGCAAACAGTCGGATATCGAGAATTATTCAGCTATTTTGATGGCGATTTTACATTAGATTTTGCTATAGAAGAAATCAAAAAAAACACCCGCCGATTTTCAAAACGTCAACTCACTTGGTTCAAACGAAAAGAAAACACCAAATGGTATGATTATTTAGCTGATAGAAAAAAAATCATTAGTTATATTAATGACCAAATTCATAATTCATAA
- a CDS encoding exonuclease domain-containing protein → MYAILDIETTGGQFNEEGITEIAIYKFDGHEIVDQFISLINPEIPIQPFVVKLTGINNEMLRGAPKFFEVAKRIIEMTNDCVLVAHNASFDYRILRTEFRRLGYDFNIKTLCTVELSQRLLPEQPSHSLGKLVRALGIPMADRHRASGDAMATVKLFKMLLDKDLEKTITKELIKFEVIKGVSPKLLDIIESLPSKTGIYYIHREDGKIIYIGQSKNIKKRVNQHFTGITTSAKKIQKEVFTVTYEETGSELIALLKETEEIKKNRPIYNRMSRKNTMSWAIYAEKDSNNYLNLKLQKADGRKKEITAFANQQEGKGALNHITTNYQLCPKLTGLLDQKTTCLENEKNECDGACTQKITPEEYNSRVQVFIDKNLFDNKNMIIIDKGRKTGEHSAILIEKGVYKGYSFYDLNYQINNPEILKNILVPMPDNRNSRAYIQNYLRKNRVLKIINF, encoded by the coding sequence ATGTACGCAATACTCGACATAGAAACCACTGGAGGACAATTCAACGAAGAAGGAATTACGGAGATTGCTATCTACAAATTTGATGGACACGAAATTGTAGATCAATTCATTAGTTTAATCAATCCTGAAATCCCCATTCAACCGTTTGTAGTTAAACTTACGGGAATCAATAACGAAATGCTTCGTGGTGCTCCAAAGTTTTTTGAAGTTGCCAAACGCATAATCGAAATGACTAATGACTGTGTTCTTGTGGCTCATAATGCCTCATTTGATTATAGAATTCTACGAACAGAGTTTCGACGTTTGGGATATGATTTTAATATTAAAACCCTTTGTACAGTCGAATTATCTCAACGTTTATTACCAGAGCAACCTTCTCATAGCTTAGGAAAACTAGTTAGAGCACTAGGAATTCCTATGGCCGATAGACATCGCGCAAGTGGCGATGCCATGGCCACAGTCAAACTCTTTAAGATGCTTTTAGACAAAGATTTAGAAAAAACAATCACAAAAGAGCTCATTAAATTTGAAGTTATAAAAGGAGTATCTCCCAAATTACTGGACATTATTGAGAGCCTTCCTTCCAAAACGGGCATCTATTATATACACAGAGAAGACGGTAAAATTATCTATATCGGACAAAGTAAAAACATCAAAAAAAGAGTCAATCAGCATTTCACTGGGATAACAACTAGTGCCAAAAAGATCCAAAAAGAAGTCTTCACTGTAACTTATGAAGAAACCGGAAGCGAATTGATTGCGCTTTTAAAAGAAACCGAGGAAATAAAGAAAAACCGCCCCATTTATAACCGAATGTCGCGAAAAAATACCATGTCTTGGGCTATATATGCCGAAAAGGACAGTAATAATTACTTGAATTTAAAACTTCAAAAAGCTGATGGCCGCAAAAAAGAAATTACCGCTTTTGCAAACCAACAAGAAGGAAAAGGAGCATTGAACCACATAACTACCAACTACCAACTATGCCCAAAACTAACAGGCCTTTTAGATCAAAAAACGACTTGTTTGGAGAATGAAAAAAATGAATGTGATGGTGCTTGTACACAAAAAATAACTCCAGAAGAATACAACTCTAGAGTTCAAGTTTTTATTGATAAAAATCTTTTTGATAACAAAAATATGATTATCATAGATAAAGGTCGAAAAACAGGAGAACATAGTGCCATTTTAATCGAAAAAGGAGTCTACAAAGGCTATTCTTTTTATGATTTAAATTATCAAATTAATAATCCCGAAATTCTAAAAAATATTCTTGTTCCTATGCCAGACAACAGAAATTCTAGAGCATATATACAAAACTATCTGAGAAAAAATAGAGTACTAAAAATCATTAATTTTTAA
- a CDS encoding acyl-[acyl-carrier-protein] thioesterase → MPISPNFTSVLSKDWEINFTQCTPNGYLKYTDLCNLLQLTAAAHSEVGGISFTDMQEFNQAWVLSRMRVEISELPKWRDVVTVKTWINSLENSRSVRALEMYVNGRKIVGSETFWAVFNTKARRPEPLALPHQHFELFPENKATEIGFSKINLTHEKEIIFERTVFLSDLDIVNHVNNVKYLEWCLDLIDENKIFHQEVKSFEMNFLKELSLKDKVILHECLNDTNAVFSITKEDKTCFALQLNWK, encoded by the coding sequence ATGCCAATAAGTCCAAATTTTACTTCCGTTTTAAGCAAAGACTGGGAAATCAATTTTACCCAATGCACACCAAATGGGTATTTAAAATATACCGATTTATGTAACCTTTTGCAATTAACAGCTGCTGCTCATTCCGAAGTTGGCGGCATCAGTTTTACCGATATGCAAGAATTCAACCAAGCTTGGGTTTTAAGTAGAATGCGTGTAGAAATTTCAGAGCTTCCCAAATGGAGAGACGTGGTAACGGTAAAAACTTGGATCAATTCATTAGAAAATTCTCGTTCCGTTAGAGCATTAGAAATGTATGTAAACGGAAGAAAAATAGTAGGATCGGAGACTTTTTGGGCTGTTTTCAACACTAAAGCCCGCAGACCGGAACCTTTGGCACTACCCCATCAACATTTTGAATTATTTCCCGAAAACAAAGCTACAGAAATAGGATTTTCAAAAATAAATTTGACTCACGAAAAAGAAATAATATTTGAAAGAACCGTTTTCCTATCCGATTTGGATATCGTAAATCATGTCAATAATGTAAAATACTTAGAATGGTGCTTGGATTTAATCGATGAAAACAAAATATTTCACCAAGAAGTAAAAAGTTTCGAAATGAATTTTTTAAAAGAACTTTCCCTTAAAGACAAAGTGATTCTACACGAATGTCTAAACGATACAAATGCTGTTTTTAGCATTACCAAAGAGGACAAAACATGTTTTGCTTTACAACTCAATTGGAAATAA
- a CDS encoding 3-hydroxyacyl-CoA dehydrogenase family protein, with translation MKIIAVIGAGTMGNGIAHTFAQSGFTVKLIDVSEKSLDKGMATIAANLDRMVSKGTITEEDKVKTITNIITYTDIKDGVVGVDLVVEAATENVDLKLNIFKQLNDACSHNTILATNTSSISITQIGAVVAHPERVIGMHFMNPVPIMKLVEIIRGYNTSDEVTNIIMKLSEKLGKTPVEVNDYPGFVANRILMPMINEAIETLYNKVAGVYEIDTVMKLGMGHPMGPLQLADFIGLDVCLAILNVMYDGFKNPKYAPCPLLVNMVRAGKLGVKSGEGFYDYSESKKAEKISKQFI, from the coding sequence ATGAAAATTATTGCTGTAATCGGTGCTGGAACTATGGGTAACGGAATTGCTCATACCTTTGCACAAAGTGGTTTTACCGTAAAATTAATTGATGTTTCCGAGAAATCTTTGGATAAAGGAATGGCAACAATAGCAGCTAATCTTGATCGAATGGTTTCCAAAGGAACTATAACCGAAGAAGACAAAGTAAAAACAATCACTAACATCATCACTTATACCGACATTAAAGACGGAGTTGTAGGCGTTGATTTAGTGGTGGAAGCTGCCACTGAAAATGTAGATTTAAAACTCAATATTTTCAAACAATTAAACGATGCTTGTTCGCATAATACTATTTTGGCAACCAATACTTCCTCTATTTCTATTACTCAAATTGGAGCTGTGGTAGCACATCCGGAGCGTGTAATTGGAATGCATTTTATGAATCCGGTACCTATTATGAAATTGGTCGAAATCATTCGCGGTTACAATACCAGTGACGAAGTGACGAACATTATCATGAAATTATCCGAAAAACTGGGTAAAACTCCCGTTGAAGTAAACGATTATCCAGGTTTTGTAGCCAATAGAATTTTGATGCCTATGATCAATGAAGCAATCGAAACATTATACAACAAAGTAGCAGGTGTTTATGAAATAGACACCGTGATGAAACTAGGAATGGGACACCCAATGGGACCTTTACAACTAGCTGATTTCATAGGTCTTGACGTATGCCTTGCAATTTTAAATGTAATGTACGACGGTTTCAAAAACCCAAAATACGCCCCTTGTCCTTTATTGGTTAATATGGTAAGAGCAGGAAAACTGGGAGTAAAATCAGGTGAAGGTTTTTATGATTATAGCGAAAGTAAAAAGGCCGAAAAGATTTCGAAACAGTTTATTTAA
- a CDS encoding PAS domain-containing protein: protein MSDEKEMTKKPIPIDKEVSWDKTKTIMSKTDLYGTIEYANEVFVDVCGYEDYELMAQPHNIIRHPDMPKIVFKVLWDNIQKGNQFHGIVKNLAKSGRYYWVITNFEYSRDENGNIVNYIARRKAVPQDVITKHIEPLYKKLLQIEQASGINASEKYLIGYLEELGLSYVDLITKLMVENEKELQLNQVAKDLVVAETEQESKGFFSRFFGR from the coding sequence ATGAGCGACGAAAAAGAAATGACCAAAAAACCAATTCCAATTGATAAGGAAGTGTCATGGGATAAGACCAAGACAATTATGAGTAAAACTGATTTGTATGGTACTATTGAATATGCAAATGAAGTTTTTGTTGATGTTTGTGGTTATGAGGATTATGAGTTAATGGCTCAGCCGCATAATATAATTAGACATCCAGATATGCCTAAAATTGTATTTAAGGTGCTTTGGGATAATATTCAAAAGGGAAATCAATTTCACGGAATTGTAAAAAACTTAGCCAAATCAGGTAGGTATTATTGGGTTATTACCAATTTTGAATATTCTAGAGATGAGAATGGAAATATAGTGAATTATATTGCCAGAAGAAAAGCCGTTCCTCAAGATGTAATTACAAAACATATCGAACCTTTGTACAAAAAACTACTACAGATTGAACAAGCTAGTGGTATTAATGCAAGTGAGAAATATTTGATTGGATATTTAGAAGAATTAGGTCTTAGTTATGTTGATTTAATTACAAAGTTAATGGTTGAAAATGAAAAAGAACTACAGTTAAATCAAGTCGCTAAAGATCTAGTCGTAGCGGAAACAGAACAAGAAAGCAAAGGCTTTTTTAGTAGGTTTTTTGGTAGATAG
- a CDS encoding response regulator transcription factor: protein MENTNKKILLVEDDLNFGAVLKDYLMLNDFDVVLAKNGMEGFEKFKKDSYDLCILDVMMPYKDGYTLAKEIREKNNEVPIIFLTAKSMKEDVLKGYKAGADDYLNKPFDSEVLLMKIKAIIQRKASDVKAEAVQFEFNIGKFHLNSKLRFLTFNNEEPIKLSPKENELLKMLILHENDLMPRELALTKIWRDDNYFTSRSMDVYIAKLRKYLKQDEDVEILNIHGEGFRLVVKSK, encoded by the coding sequence ATGGAAAATACAAACAAAAAAATACTATTAGTAGAAGATGACCTTAATTTTGGTGCAGTTCTAAAAGACTATTTAATGCTAAATGATTTTGACGTTGTTTTAGCAAAAAATGGTATGGAAGGTTTTGAAAAGTTCAAAAAAGATTCCTATGATTTGTGTATTCTTGATGTAATGATGCCTTATAAAGATGGGTATACTTTGGCAAAAGAAATTCGAGAAAAAAATAATGAAGTGCCAATTATTTTCCTTACTGCAAAATCTATGAAAGAGGATGTTTTAAAAGGATACAAAGCTGGTGCAGATGATTATTTGAACAAACCATTTGATTCTGAAGTTTTATTAATGAAAATTAAAGCCATTATTCAAAGAAAAGCATCTGATGTAAAAGCGGAAGCAGTTCAATTTGAATTCAATATTGGTAAATTTCATTTAAATTCAAAACTTCGTTTCTTAACTTTTAATAATGAAGAGCCAATTAAGTTGTCTCCTAAAGAGAATGAGTTACTTAAAATGTTGATTCTTCATGAAAATGATTTAATGCCTAGAGAATTGGCACTAACAAAAATATGGAGAGATGATAACTATTTCACCTCTAGAAGTATGGATGTTTATATTGCCAAACTTAGAAAGTATTTGAAACAAGATGAGGATGTTGAAATATTAAACATACATGGAGAAGGATTTAGATTAGTTGTAAAATCTAAATAA
- a CDS encoding protein-L-isoaspartate(D-aspartate) O-methyltransferase, with the protein MKDTAKHQGLRNQLVNTLKQKAITDKQVLEAIKKIPRHLFLNSSFEDYAYQDKAFPIAAGQTISQPFTVAFQSQLLEIKKGHKVLEIGTGSGYQTAVLCLIGAQVYSVERQNELFKQTSALLPKLGIRPKHLSFGDGYKGLPNHAPFDSIIVTAGAPIIPQALMAQLKIGGRLVIPLGEEVQIMTLLIRVNETQFEKHEFGEFRFVPLLEDKN; encoded by the coding sequence TTGAAAGACACAGCCAAGCACCAAGGACTTCGTAATCAATTAGTAAACACTTTAAAACAAAAGGCAATTACTGACAAACAGGTCTTAGAAGCCATTAAAAAAATACCACGTCATTTGTTTTTAAATTCCAGTTTTGAAGATTATGCGTATCAAGATAAGGCTTTTCCTATAGCTGCTGGTCAGACAATTTCCCAACCTTTTACTGTTGCTTTTCAATCTCAGTTATTGGAAATAAAAAAAGGACACAAAGTTTTGGAAATTGGAACAGGATCTGGATATCAAACTGCTGTTTTGTGTTTGATAGGTGCACAAGTATATAGCGTAGAACGACAAAACGAATTGTTCAAGCAAACATCAGCCTTATTGCCTAAACTAGGAATTCGTCCTAAGCATCTTTCGTTTGGTGATGGCTATAAAGGTTTGCCCAATCATGCTCCCTTTGATAGTATTATAGTAACAGCTGGGGCACCTATTATTCCACAAGCTTTAATGGCTCAACTAAAGATAGGAGGAAGGCTCGTTATTCCTTTAGGTGAAGAGGTTCAAATTATGACTTTGTTAATTCGTGTTAATGAAACGCAATTTGAAAAACATGAGTTTGGAGAATTCCGATTTGTCCCTTTATTGGAAGATAAAAATTAA
- a CDS encoding YggS family pyridoxal phosphate-dependent enzyme, giving the protein MSIQQNLLNIKSTLPVHVTLVAVSKTKPVADLMEAYNAGQRIFGENKIQEMADKWEQMPKDIEWHMIGHVQTNKVKYMAPFVSLIHGVDSLKLLEEINKQALKNNRIIDCLLQIYIAEEESKFGLDEEELAALLASPTFKEMKNIRIVGLMGMATFTENLNQIKKEFTHLKSIFDRLQPLQTANCKLQTISMGMSGDYQLAIACGSTMVRIGSSIFGGR; this is encoded by the coding sequence ATGTCCATTCAACAAAACCTTCTGAATATAAAATCAACTCTTCCGGTGCATGTCACTTTGGTAGCAGTTTCCAAAACCAAACCAGTTGCCGATTTGATGGAAGCCTATAATGCAGGTCAACGTATTTTTGGCGAAAACAAAATTCAGGAAATGGCCGATAAATGGGAACAAATGCCAAAAGATATCGAATGGCATATGATTGGTCATGTACAAACCAATAAGGTCAAATATATGGCACCTTTTGTGAGTTTGATTCATGGAGTAGATAGCTTGAAATTATTAGAAGAAATCAACAAACAAGCCTTAAAAAACAATCGAATTATTGATTGTTTACTCCAAATATACATCGCCGAAGAAGAATCAAAATTTGGTCTTGATGAGGAAGAACTAGCAGCACTCCTAGCCTCACCTACTTTTAAAGAGATGAAAAACATCCGAATTGTAGGATTAATGGGAATGGCGACTTTTACGGAAAATCTAAACCAAATCAAAAAGGAATTTACACATTTGAAATCGATTTTTGACAGATTACAACCATTGCAAACTGCAAACTGCAAACTGCAAACTATTTCAATGGGTATGTCAGGCGATTACCAATTGGCAATCGCATGCGGTAGCACAATGGTTAGGATAGGAAGTAGTATCTTTGGGGGAAGATAA
- the coaE gene encoding dephospho-CoA kinase (Dephospho-CoA kinase (CoaE) performs the final step in coenzyme A biosynthesis.), protein MTKIIGLTGGIGSGKTTVAKEFSSFDIPVYITDQEAKNLMQTDLVLGQIREVFSDAVFENGLLQRDKLSEIVFNDPIKLKQLNNIVHPAVNKHFKKWLQEHQNYPFVIYESAILFESGSYTSCDYVINVVAPLEMRIKRVMERDNTTREKVLERIKNQWNDEEKSSKSDFIIDNSTAKGRKLEIVKILKILGINQIIS, encoded by the coding sequence ATGACTAAAATAATTGGTTTAACTGGAGGAATTGGAAGTGGTAAAACTACTGTTGCCAAGGAGTTTTCTTCCTTTGATATACCAGTTTATATAACAGATCAGGAAGCAAAAAACTTAATGCAGACTGATCTTGTTTTGGGTCAGATTAGAGAAGTTTTTAGTGATGCTGTATTTGAAAATGGACTATTGCAGAGAGACAAACTTTCCGAAATTGTTTTTAATGATCCAATTAAGTTGAAACAACTTAATAATATAGTTCATCCCGCCGTTAATAAACATTTTAAAAAATGGCTTCAAGAGCATCAAAATTATCCTTTCGTAATTTATGAAAGCGCAATTTTATTTGAAAGTGGGAGTTATACATCATGTGATTATGTAATTAATGTGGTTGCACCTCTTGAAATGAGAATTAAAAGAGTGATGGAAAGAGATAATACCACTAGGGAAAAAGTATTGGAAAGGATAAAAAATCAATGGAATGATGAGGAAAAATCATCAAAAAGCGATTTTATTATCGATAATAGTACCGCAAAGGGGCGAAAGTTAGAGATTGTTAAAATTCTTAAAATTTTAGGAATTAATCAAATCATATCTTAA